The window GCCGGATTTAAATGTACCTGTCACCACAAACTGCTTCATGGACGGAATTTGTCCCATGGGAGAGATAACACCCGCTGCAGACATCAGGATCACACGGTCGCCTTTCATTACCCTGACGGCATGGGCCAGGGACTGACCAAGGATGATACCGGGAAGGCCGGTTGTGCCTGTTGTGGCATTTAATGTTTTTTCAAGGTCCTCGGGTGTGTAGCCTTTGATCAGTGCTGTTCCTTTTTCCGGTTCGATCCCCCGGATAATGATACCGGAAAAAGAGTTGGCCGTGCGTATCATGGCCTGGCCGAATAATATGGGAGAGACGGCTGTAACCCCGGGGGTCTGCCGGATCTTGTCCTCCATATCCGGATCAGGGCTGAAGTGGCCGGAATAATTCATGGCCAGAATATGGGGCTCCAGCCCAAGAATCCTGTTGCGAAACTCGGTTTCAGACCCGCTCATGACGGCAATCACCACAACAAGTGCCATGACACCCAGAATCACTCCCGCCACGGACAAAAGGGTGATCAAAGAGATAAACCCCTCCTTGCGTTTGGCCCGCAGATATTTGCCGGCTATGAAGAGCTCTGCTCCCACAATGCCTTTTATACGTTTTTCATATGGGGGAAAAGAATCACCTCTCGTATGGAGGCGGCATCCGTCAGCAGCATGACAAGACGGTCAATACCGATCCCCTCCCCTGCTGTGGGGGGCATCCCGTATTCCAAAGCCTCGACATATTCCGCATCCATGATATGGGCTTCATCATTGCCCTCATCGCGCTGGCGCACCTGCATGAGAAAGCGGCTATACTGATCTTCGGGATCATTGATTTCCGAAAATCCGTTGGCGATCTCTCTGCCGGCAATGAACAATTCAAACCGGTCCGTAAGCTCCGGATCTGATTCGCTTTTCCTGGACAAAGGAGACACTTCCACCGGATATCCGGTAATAAATGTGGGCTGGATGAGTTTAGGTTCCACAAGAGCATCAAAAAGTTTGGTCAACACTTTGCCGTGGCGGTCCTTTTTGGCAATTTGAATATTTTCTTTTTCAGCGTGCAAAAGCAGGGCCTGGGTGTCATTGACAATGGCCGGATCAATGCCGCCGATTTCAGACAGAGAATCGACCATGGAGAGACGTTTCCATCCCTTGGCAAAATCAATGGCCTGTCCCTGGTATTCAATACGGCTGCCCCCGGTAATCTGGATAACAATGGATTCAAACATCTCTTCGGTCAGATTCATCAGATCTTCATAGGTGGCGTAAGCCTGGTAAAACTCAACCATGGTGAACTCCGGATTATGCCGGGTGGAGACCCCTTCATTCCTGAAATTACGATTGATCTCAAACACCTTTTCAAATCCGCCCACCACCAGTCGTTTCAGATACAGTTCCGGTGCGATGCGAAGAAATAATTCCATGCCAAGGGCATTATGCCAGGTTTTAAAAGGCGTAGCTTCGGCACCGCCCGGCAGTGTCTGCATCATGGGTGTTTCCACCTCCATGAACCCGTTTTCATCAAAAAAGCGTCTCATGGCAGCCACAATGGCACTGCGTTTTTTAAAAATCTGGCGGGTGTTTTCATTCATAATCAGGTCGAGATATCTTTGGCGATATCTTTTTTCAGGATCCTTGATACCGTGAAATTTTTCAGGCAGAGGTCTCACAGACTTGGATAAGAGCCTGAAACTTTCGGCAAGCAGAGTCCATTCACCTGTTTTGGTCTGGAACAACGGCCCTTCAACACCAATAAAATCTCCGATATCCAGTTTTTTAAACAGGGCATACACATCATCTCCCACCATGTTTTTCTGGATATATACCTGCATCTGTTCACCGGCATCCTGAAACCTGACAAATGAGGATTTTCCCATTTTATTAATGGCCATCATGCGCCCGGCCAAACGGAATTTAATTCCATTTTCTCCCAGACTGTCCGATTTTTTTTCAATAATGTCTTTTAATTCATGTACCCTGTGATCGGGTTTGAAATCATTGGGATACAGACTGATGCCATCGGTTTTAAGTTCGTTTATCTTCTCTTTGCGAAGATCAAGAAGTTTACTCGTTTTGTTATCCATAAAATAGCTGCTCTCATTTATATTTAGAAAAGGCCACGCCGTTTCGATTTAAAATTTTTAAAGCACGGCAACCCCGTGAATCAAAACATGGTAAAATAGCGTTTTTGTGAAACCTTGTCAATGACGGCACTGCATCCGTTGTGAGCTGAGCCTGGCTCTGATATGTCAGGTCAACCCATGGCTGT is drawn from uncultured Desulfobacter sp. and contains these coding sequences:
- the lysS gene encoding lysine--tRNA ligase: MDNKTSKLLDLRKEKINELKTDGISLYPNDFKPDHRVHELKDIIEKKSDSLGENGIKFRLAGRMMAINKMGKSSFVRFQDAGEQMQVYIQKNMVGDDVYALFKKLDIGDFIGVEGPLFQTKTGEWTLLAESFRLLSKSVRPLPEKFHGIKDPEKRYRQRYLDLIMNENTRQIFKKRSAIVAAMRRFFDENGFMEVETPMMQTLPGGAEATPFKTWHNALGMELFLRIAPELYLKRLVVGGFEKVFEINRNFRNEGVSTRHNPEFTMVEFYQAYATYEDLMNLTEEMFESIVIQITGGSRIEYQGQAIDFAKGWKRLSMVDSLSEIGGIDPAIVNDTQALLLHAEKENIQIAKKDRHGKVLTKLFDALVEPKLIQPTFITGYPVEVSPLSRKSESDPELTDRFELFIAGREIANGFSEINDPEDQYSRFLMQVRQRDEGNDEAHIMDAEYVEALEYGMPPTAGEGIGIDRLVMLLTDAASIREVILFPHMKNV